TGTTGATACGCGCTAGCAGGACCGATATCTCCTTTTCCGAGTTCGAAATACTATTGACTTTGGTGCGCTTCATTGATGGTATTCAATTCATTGCAAGGGCCCgtgtcacaatatacaccactgtacaccatgggacaaaacgctgttagaaacagagtctggtaagacttgtgggcattattacaaatgacctgcaatacacctaagcgggcttagggactgtaaaactctacttgctGGCaacgctccccttgggttaggcagcggatacgaggacctatgcaacaaaggcagtacggatcaaagaactcaaaaaacaatgatagaagattagattctacaaactagtgccttttgtcagatcatatccaaacttgactgcagtcctggcaacttcaccaactaaacctgaatcttccatgctcaccatagtatccatataatgcaaaatccgttcttgcatacttatcaaggaattgtaagtatctcttgtaacacacatggtatgaaaattgggtcttgtcaatttgcatctgtttcccttgtgtttccatccaaatgactctttccgttgaatccaattgattccttggagttttggtgcaactgaagtctccatactaaccaagagccttctcaaagtaagtagggaatactgcaaatctgTGCCCATATATCTTCTTGctatgccataattacataggaatgcatataataaggccaattccactgacatgtacacaacttgcagtaaacatgtatacacttgatttctgcttgtgacacacttgttttgagataaatgtctcaaagacacatGGGACGGGTATATACCGTGAGACTCCCCATTGGCCTGTCTTGTATCATTCAACAACCTCACTGAGTCTGGAAGCTGAAACTGTCCTATGGGGTCCAAGCTTGGCTGTGTACTAAAATGATATGTAGTAACATAACATTTCTCTTTGCAAACAATGCATCCTGTAGCCTGAACATCACAACTCTCATCTGGGTACAGGAGAACAGATGTGTTGTCTGAAAGAAAGATACCAAAGGGATTCTGAACAATACAAGCCTCATCTTCAAACAGGAGaacactttcctttcctgAGAGAAGGTGATTGGAGGGGTCTgttgcaagaagaaatctCAAAACACTAGAGGTTTCAGCAATCTGCCCAAGGCAGGACATGCCTCCAGTATCACAAAACTTGTCACTCATtgtagaaatggaaacatAGCATGTGGTGCAAGCACTGTGCAGGTGGAAGGCTTCCAAGCTTACTGCTGTGTGACTGACTTGAAGCACTATGTCAATGTAATCTCTCCATAAATCCAAAATGCTGGGCTGACCAGGGGATACTTTAGAGAAAGAGcagtttgccaagcttttcaatgttCCAATAAAAGGCTGTTTCTTTGCTGCTGGGGAATGCCTAGTACTTGCCTTCATAACAGTTGGCTTCATACTAATTGTCCTCACAAGTGGCTTGGGTCCTCCAGGATCCCAAGGCATCAGCAAAAAAGCTTTGAATTTGCTGACCAAATGTTGCTCCCCATAGTTAGGAGCATCCAGGGATGGGACTCCACTGACATTGCCTTGTTGACTATTGCTCATGTAGGCATTGAGCATAGTGGGGCCACACATATAGAGTTCCTCAATACTAGCTCCCCAGAGCATCCAGAGTAGGTCTACAAGGAATGCATAGTGGTAAGCAGGGTGAACTGTACCTTCAAGTGCCTTGAAGTAAGAATCTAGGTCACAAATCATCATGGGGTTGGCAAAGGTTTGCAGATTTTTGCTAGCAAAGCCAATGGCAGGAcaatgtttgcatggaacatctGTTGAGTCATTCAATGTCACTACATGAACACCTCCTAGCTCCCAATCCTTAAACACCTCTGCAACAAAAGCCTTGAACATTTGTTTGTCAGCTTTAACTTGACTTGTCAAACAGAGGGCAGGACTATCTTCACACAGAACATCAATAGATTCATTCAATGTCAAGACATGTAAGCCTCCTGGCTCCCAATCCTTGAAAACATCTGCAACAAAATCCTTGAGCATTCTTGTGTCAACTTCACCTTGACTTAGGATTCCCTTGTATGCAGTAATATCATGTTGCTTCCCATGGTAGGAGGGTGGTGGCCAGGTGGTATGTCCTCTGTCTAGATCAAGGATTCTTTGTGAAGTTCCTTGTACTAGGCTTTCTAGGCACTCCCCATCCTGAGTTAGGACAGGACAGTTGACTAAGGTTCTAGATGTGGAACCGCTCAAACTCAATAAAACACAGGGAACTCTGTTCAATCTTCTAGATGCCCTCAAGAGTACACTAGGATTGACAATCTCCACATCCTGTGTACTAGAATGAAAGATGGTTTCAACTTGAACACAGGACACTCTGCTCAGCATTCTAGATGTGCTCAAGAGTACACCAGAATTGacactctccccatcctgtgtaCTAGGTTGAGCTTCAGGCAGAACAAGGTCACTGGCTGTTACTTGGGTATAATGCATAGGTAGATGCAAAACAGAGACCAAGTATGGAAAGCCAATGAAATTTGGAGCAGCAGGCTTGATAGCAATTTCAAAGTTAGCTGCTTCAAATGCACAAAAACTAGATAGCTTTTGCATGACTGCAGTagattttgaagcaaacaGATGATGATCAAAAAATAGActcttgttgcaaacaaacaattccatgttttccttttgtcTGCCTTGCAAGATAAAGTTTCACACTTTGCAAAAACATGGAGAGGAATAAAATGAACTTTTCCTTGATGCAATATTGAATAATTCCCAAAACAACCATGGAGAATGGGAGTGCTGAAATTGGGATCTGGTTCTGGTGGTAACTCCTCCACACAATTTCTGATTTTATTGTGTGGGTTGGCATCATGCCATAGAGAACCCATCATGAGAAAAATACTGGGAGGATCAACCAACTTGTTAAAATCAATGGTGGCTTGGCTTCTAGCTGCCATCTGAGTTTCTCCAGGATCAGGAGGAATGCTGTTGTAGACCATGGTGGTATGTCCCTTCTGAAAACATCCTGATTCCCTTGCAGAATTAAATGTAACACAAAGTAGACCAGTGGTGAAAGCACACTTCATGACAGAGACAAGGAGAGAActcttgtttgtttcagGAATCCATGAAGTACTCTTTGCAACACTGGGACAAAGAACTTGAttgaccaaatttttcgtAGGCACAACAGGAGTACTTGTTGTAGAAGAAACTGAATGAATGGTAAGCTCAGTGTCCTGATGGGCTTTCCCTAAACATTCTTGTACAGTGATGCTGTTCACAATTTTGCAGCTCACAACAACTCCATCAGAGTCAACTGGTAGATGATGGTTCACCAAAGCAACTGAAGGGAGATGGTGCTCTGGATACAACG
This window of the Phaeodactylum tricornutum CCAP 1055/1 PHATR_bd_15x14 genomic scaffold, whole genome shotgun sequence genome carries:
- a CDS encoding predicted protein, producing MATQPPPQRKQVSFGSKPLQWVGLACSQDDASSIGLELHISLLGPYVSRQIFLCHGGSEKAYCSRNDSDAAGLEGSIESQRLPSEGGTYPSVAKPNPRRSSSTAVAREDIESMVLPKPNASASIQKGKPVLFWHVGPHKTSSTAVQTFLYKMENVLKQRDNIVMPLHLPGKCSKHKAAANIAYCLVDYEEWPNSWDECRACESPRSVVSNDCGQVLTAFHQFVESARVNSQNILLSSEGFSIWTTAQIQRLVSKCFSDWDVRVIVYFRQWDEWLESVYFEWNRFKSLQIRHSLVDYFEDPGTLSCTAFQYSHANLVDTTLSESPRPYFLGVTGVENLLESPGFVDKFLRDYGFLRLGEVFDTKRPKDLNPDSGWNGNTHRLLVRSVERGCNTATLQNIVENEIESLRYVLLPTEDTVNRRSTGLLMGHVQLLRHFFRWIDTQSNTKGGPLDNLDLLSLTRGEFSLYRQSFTPYISSPPEFLWPRATALMTAVFRDNSKRENPYTGSIAEVLEDDHSPNNCHTLDKDVEQVIEPKHEVHQNEISLYPEHHLPSVALVNHHLPVDSDGVVVSCKIVNSITVQECLGKAHQDTELTIHSVSSTTSTPVVPTKNLVNQVLCPSVAKSTSWIPETNKSSLLVSVMKCAFTTGLLCVTFNSARESGCFQKGHTTMVYNSIPPDPGETQMAARSQATIDFNKLVDPPIMQKLSSFCAFEAANFEIAIKPAAPNFIGFPYLVSVLHLPMHYTQVTASDLVLPEAQPSTQDGESVNSGVLLSTSRMLSRVSCVQVETIFHSSTQDVEIVNPSVLLRASRRLNRVPCVLLSLSGSTSRTLVNCPVLTQDGECLESLVQGTSQRILDLDRGHTTWPPPSYHGKQHDITAYKGILSQGEVDTRMLKDFVADVFKDWEPGGLHVLTLNESIDVLCEDSPALCLTSQVKADKQMFKAFVAEVFKDWELGGVHVVTLNDSTDVPCKHCPAIGFASKNLQTFANPMMICDLDSYFKALEGTVHPAYHYAFLVDLLWMLWGASIEELYMCGPTMLNAYMSNSQQGNVSGVPSLDAPNYGEQHLVSKFKAFLLMPWDPGGPKPLVRTISMKPTVMKASTRHSPAAKKQPFIGTLKSLANCSFSKVSPGQPSILDLWRDYIDIVLQYTAKLGPHRTVSASRLSEVVE